The genomic region AAGGGGCCGCGGGCCGCCAGCGTGCGGGCGAGCAGCACCCCCAGATCCCGAGAAGGACGCGACTCCGGCCTAAAAAAGCCGGCGCCGGGCAACAGGCGAGCCCGTCCTTCGCAATAGTGAGCGTCGGTGTGCTGGCTCAGGAGATCAACCGTGGCTGCAACAGTCCAGCCTGCACCTCCACCCGCGGCGGACGGCAGCTCGGGGGCGGAGTGGGGCATCCACGCCGATTGGCTCTGGCGAGGCGAGCGCTGCCACTGGCGGGTGCTGGGGGAAGAAAATGCCCCGGCCCTGCTGCTTGTGCATGGCTTCGCCGCCGGCAGCGGCCACTGGCGCCACAACGCTGCGGTGCTGGCTGCAGCCGGCTGGCGGGTGTATGGCATTGATTTAATCGGCTTCGGCGCCTCAAGCCAGCCGTCCCTGCGACTGGACAACCGCCTCTGGGCCAGGCAGCTGCAGGACTTTCTCGAGCAGGTGGTGCAGGGGCCAGCCGTGCTGGTAGGCCATTCCCTCGGCGGTCTGGTGGCCCTCAGCTGCGCGGTGTTTTTTCCCCAGCTGGTGCGAGCCGTCGTGGCAGCCCCCCTACCCGACCCAACCTTGCTGCTGGCGGACAGCAGCAGCCCACCCCGCCGCCGGCCCTGGCAACGCCGGCTGCAGCGCTGGCTCGTGACCCTGCTCTGCCGGCTGCTGCCTCTGGAGCTACTGGTGCCCCTGATTGCCCACTCGCCCCTGCTGGATCTAGGCATCCAGTCGGCCTACAGCAAAGCTGTGATCGGCGACAGGGACCTACACCGGCTGATTGCCAGGCCAGCCCGGCGGCCTGGAGCGGTGCGGGCCCTGCGGGCGATGAGCATCGCCATGGCCCTACGTCCCTACGGAGCCACCGCCCCAGCCCTGCTACGGAGGCTGGGCCGTCCCCTGCTGTTGATCTGGGGGCAGCGCGACCGACTGGTGCCCGTTCAGGTAGCCCAGCAGGTGCGGCGGCTGCGGCCCGAGCTACCCCTAACGGTGCTGCCTGGCAGTGGTCACTGTCCCCATGACGAACATGCCGACGCCTTTAATGCCGCCTTACTTCAATGGCTTGATCAATTGCCAGCCGCCGAGACCCTTTCTGGGCCTGGGCGGTAACTTGGAATGCAGCCACCGCCGCGGGTCCCTCAGGAGATGAAACACACCCTTTCGGTGTTGGTGGAAGACGAATCCGGCGCCCTCAGCCGCATCTCCGGCCTATTCGCCCGCCGCGGCTTCAACATTGAAAGCCTGGCGGTGGGTCCCGCTGAAAAAGCTGGCGTTTCCAGGCTCACCATGGTGGTCGCAGGTGACGATCACACCCTCGAGCAGATGACAAAGCAGCTCGACAAGCTGGTCAACGTGCTGGGGGTGATTGATCTATCCCACATACCTGCCGTCGAGAGGGAGCTGATGCTGCTGAAGGTGTCGGCTCCTGCCGAAACCCGCAGCGCCATCCTGGATCTGGTTCAGGTGTTTCGGGCCAATGTGGTCGACGTTGCCGATGACGCCTTGACGCTTGAGGTGGTGGGCGATCCAGGCAAGCTCGTCGCCCTCGAACAAGTGATGGAGGGCTACGGCATCCTTGAAATCGCCCGCACCGGCAAGGTGGCATTGGAGCGGGCTTCGGGCGTCAACACGGCTTTCCTGAAGGTCACCGCATCCAGCAAGCGGGTACCCGCTTAAGGCTTGCCCTGCACCAATGTCCCGCCCGAAACCAGCGTGGCCTTAACGATCTTGTCGCCCTGGCGGATCTGGTCGACCACCTCCATGCCCTTGCTCACCCTGCCGAAAACGGCATAGCGGCCATCCAGTTCTGGTAAAGCCTGAAGGGCTACATAGAACTGGGCGCTGGCGGAGTTGGGATCGGCGGAACGGGCCATGGCAACGGCTCCGCGTTGGTGAGCCAAAGCCAGTTGGCGGGTCGCCCCTGGGGCTGTTACAGGCTCGCCATAGCGAGGCTCTGGCTCGTCGCTGCGCTTAATCTCCAGGGGAATCAGCCGGGGTATCCCCGTGGCTGGATCCACAAAACTGCCCAGGCCGTGCTGACTGGCTGGCACCTTTGGATCGGCGCTGGTGGGGTCGCCGCCCTGCACCACAAAGGGCACCGGCTCGCGTACAACTCGATGAAAAGCGGTGCCGTTGTAGACGCCACGCTTAACGAGATCAACGAAATTTCCCGCCGTCAATGGTGCAGCAGTGCCATCTAGCTGCAGCTGCACCTCACCCTTGCTGGTCTGCAAGGCGACGATGGCCGTACCGCTGAGGCAGGGGGTGCTGGCGGTGCTGCAACCCACAGGGCTACTGCCACCATCAGCCGCACAGGCGACCAGGGATAGGGGAGCTAGCAACAACAAACCGCCCAGGAGAAAGCGACTCCACCAGTTGCCAGTCATCAAATGGCCATTACGCAAATTGCCAGTACCCAAATTGGTAGTCATCAAACTCCCTCCAAGGGCACGCCCAAAAAGCGGGCAAGCTGGGCGCCAGACAACTCCAGATCGGCCAGGGGCATGGGCTCTCCAACCCTGGTCAAGGGCATATCCCGCCTGCCCTGCACCTTGAGGGCCAGGCGACGTCGGGGATTAAGGCCATCTCGCACCTCCACCTTCACAGCCTGAATCTCCCGCAAAGGGATATCCACCGTGATCGCCTGGC from Cyanobium sp. Tous-M-B4 harbors:
- a CDS encoding alpha/beta fold hydrolase, whose amino-acid sequence is MAATVQPAPPPAADGSSGAEWGIHADWLWRGERCHWRVLGEENAPALLLVHGFAAGSGHWRHNAAVLAAAGWRVYGIDLIGFGASSQPSLRLDNRLWARQLQDFLEQVVQGPAVLVGHSLGGLVALSCAVFFPQLVRAVVAAPLPDPTLLLADSSSPPRRRPWQRRLQRWLVTLLCRLLPLELLVPLIAHSPLLDLGIQSAYSKAVIGDRDLHRLIARPARRPGAVRALRAMSIAMALRPYGATAPALLRRLGRPLLLIWGQRDRLVPVQVAQQVRRLRPELPLTVLPGSGHCPHDEHADAFNAALLQWLDQLPAAETLSGPGR
- the ilvN gene encoding acetolactate synthase small subunit, with the translated sequence MKHTLSVLVEDESGALSRISGLFARRGFNIESLAVGPAEKAGVSRLTMVVAGDDHTLEQMTKQLDKLVNVLGVIDLSHIPAVERELMLLKVSAPAETRSAILDLVQVFRANVVDVADDALTLEVVGDPGKLVALEQVMEGYGILEIARTGKVALERASGVNTAFLKVTASSKRVPA
- a CDS encoding peptidylprolyl isomerase, with the protein product MTGNWWSRFLLGGLLLLAPLSLVACAADGGSSPVGCSTASTPCLSGTAIVALQTSKGEVQLQLDGTAAPLTAGNFVDLVKRGVYNGTAFHRVVREPVPFVVQGGDPTSADPKVPASQHGLGSFVDPATGIPRLIPLEIKRSDEPEPRYGEPVTAPGATRQLALAHQRGAVAMARSADPNSASAQFYVALQALPELDGRYAVFGRVSKGMEVVDQIRQGDKIVKATLVSGGTLVQGKP